The window ggcagagagagagagagaggcagagagagagagagagagagagagaggcagagagagagaggcagagagagagagagagaggcagagagagagaggcagagagagagaggcagagagagagaggcagagagagagagaggcagagagagagaggcagagagagagaggcagagagagagaggcagagagagagaggcagagagagagagaggcagagagagagagagagagagacgcagagagagagagacgcagagagagagagacacagagagagagaggcagagagagagaggcagagagagagaggcagagagagagagaggcagagagagagagaggcagagagagagagaggcagagagagagagaggcagagagagagagaggcagagacagagagaggcagagacagagagaggcagagacagagagaggcagagacagagagaggcagagacagagagaggcagagacagagagaggcagagacagagagaggcagagacagagagaggcagagacagagagaggcagagacagagagaggcagagacagagagaggcagagacagagagaggcagagacagagagaggcagagacagagagaggcagagacagagaggcagagagagagagaggcagagagagagagaggcagagagagagagaggcagagagagagagagagagagagaggcagagcgagagagagaggcagagagagagagagaggcagagagagagagagagagagaggcagagagagagagagagagagagagagaggcagagagagagagaggcagagagagagagtggcagagagagagagaggcagagagagagagaggcagagagagagaggcagagagagagagagagagaggcagagcgagagagagagagaggcagagcgagagagagagagaggcagagagagagagagagaggcagagagagagagagagagaggcagagagagagagagagagaggcagagagagagagagaggcagagagagagagagaggcagagagagagagtggcagagagagagagtggcagagagagagagtggcagagagagagagtggcagagagagagagtggcagagagagagagaggcagagagagaggcagagagagagagaggcagagagagagagaggcagagagagagagaggcagagagagagagaggcagagagagagagaggcagagagagagagaggcagagagagagagaggcagagagagagagaggcagagagagagagaggcagagagagagagaggcagagagagagagagagagaggcagagcgagagagagagagaggcagagagagagagagagagagagaggcagagagagagagagagagacagagagagagagagagagaggcagagagagagagagagagagaggcagagagaaaggtggagaggttgagggagggtattccagagctcggggccccaggcagctgaaggcacggccgccaatggtggagcgatgggaatcgggggatggtcaagaggccggaatcgGAGAAGCGCAGACAAAACATAAGCCCAGCGACACCCTATCCTtcaaatcacacagccagggttGGGGTCTTTCAGTGAAGCCACTGCTGACACAGGAGAGACTGGAGTACCTTCAAATACCCCTGAACAGGagcaggcccttcagcccctttTGGCTATCCCACCATtcagacagcgtgtgtgtgaagtgcttcctgacatcacccctgaaaagGCCTGGCTCCCATTTGAAGCTTCTGCCCACCCCCCTCTTGTTctgaactccccacccccaccagaggaaacagtttctctttatcgaCCCCatcgaatcctttaatcatcttaaacccctcgATTCGACCGCCCCTTAAATCTTCCACACTCGAGGGGGAtacgagggggggggggggcgatggacGATCCGAGGCCCTGTGCTGTGGCCTCCGGGAGCTGGCGACCCTAGAACGGCCCCTTTTGCTTCGGGTTACGGGCACCTCGAGCAAGGCCCAGgctcccggggtgggggggctcgCCTCGTTGGCCCCCGACAAGCAGGCCCAAGTCCCAGGcttcgcaagagagagagagagacagagagagagagagagagtcattgcCCAACCCGGGTGGTTACCACGCAACAGCAGCTCAGGCAGACGGCCTGTTCCAACTCGCCCGCGCCTAGGAATTCCCAGTCGGTTGCGCCACCAGAGGGAGTAGGCCCGAGGCCTTATCGTTGGCCCTCCCACCGGAATTTCAAGAATGCTTCAGGCGGGCCTCAAAGCACCGGCCCAAGAGGAAAACAGCTCTCGGGCTGACCCCACCCTTCAAGCCTCACGtcaacaccacccccccgcacccatccccacccatccccaaccACTTCACCGCCAACTGCAGCGGGTCAAGGCAGCAGCTCGGCACCCGCCTGgtcaagggggaggggggggcgggggcgggtggcaattagggacgggcaataaacgcCAGCCCGGCGACGCTCCAGAGTCAGGAAGGGAAAGCGCTCCATCGGGCCTACGAAAGGCTTCGGGTGGGGGAACGTCCGGAGGTCATGGCCAGCACTAGGGGAAATAAGATCACGAGaaaaaaatctctctctctcccccgactcgcAGGCAGGAACAGATATAAAAAAGGCCCCGAAGCCTTTACTGAAACGAAAGGTGCCGATCGATCACTAAAAAAACTCGGCGTCCCCGGAATTCGACAGCCCGCGAGCTCGGGTCAGGGTGGACGCGCTCTCCCAGTGTTTTCTGAACACTGGCCCTGCCAAAggattatatatattttttttaaaaattcacttatggGACACGGGACAACATTTATCTCCcgttctccccacacccccccatcactgaatgtgacacaggaggccattcagcccatcacgccTGTGCCAGCCCTCTGAAGGATccatccaattagccccacatGCGCCCTCCCCCACtttcctcttcccccaccccccccccaccatatcCCTATAATTGTCcccccttccagtatttatccgattccccccccacttttgaaagttcctattgaatctgcttccaccgccctttcaggcagcgccttccagatcacaacaactcgctgtgtaaataaaaacaaattctcctcatctcccccctctgGTTCtcttcccgattctcttcaatctgtgtccctctggttaccgaccctcctgcccagtggaaacagtttctccttatttactctgtccgaacccccccttcctgattctcttcaatctgtgtccctctggttaccgaccctcctgcccagtggaaacagtttctccttatttactctgtccgaacccccccttcctgattttgaacatctcgattcaatctcccccttagcCTCCGACACCCCTACCTGCAAACGTCCGGGCCTCATCGGTAGGAACTGCCCGCAAGTGCCTCAAGTCGCTCTTGTTGCCGACGAGCATGATGACGATGTTTGAGTCAGCGTGGTCTCGCAGCTCCTTCAACCAGCGCTCCACGTTCTCATAGGTCAGGTGCTTGGCAATGTCATATACCAGGAGCGCTCCTACTGCCCCTCGGTAATACCTACAGGCAGACACGTAGGTACTTAACAGGGGCTAAGGCCcattcccctccccaaccctgcaccacccctccccacccaccccaccccgcaccacccctcccccgctcccaccacccctcccccacccaccccacccccacaccattccATTCTATCCAGCCCATAAAGGAGACTGGTTTTCTTCGGATTCGTTCATGGGGGctgtgggggtcactggctaggccagcggaGGGGCATTTTTAAGCGCCAGCctcatggctgtgggtctggagtcacgtgtaggccagaccaggtcaggacgGCGTTAGTGAATTTTACAACCCATCTGCCGGGGTGGGATTCGAATCCGGGTCCCCACAGCCTaacccctgggtctctggtttactagcccagtgacgatACCGCAATGACCCACTCCCCATTGCCAAGATCCCAAAGTCCCTGTAAAAACACAAGACATTGTTACCTCAGATTCACTCGTATGGTTCTCTTTGCAAACCCTCCTCTTCCAGAAGAAATTTGGACTGTCCCCATCGTGAACTACTCCCCCCCCCCAGAAGAAATTTGGACTGTCCCCATCGTGAACTACCCCACCTCCAGAAGAAATTTGGACTGTCCCCATCATGAagtacccaccccccacccccaggaagaAATTTGGACTGTCCCCTTAGTGAactacacccccccctccccaccagaagAAATTTGGACTGTCCCTATCATgaactacacccccccccccccagaagaAATTTGGACTGTCCCCATCGTGAACTACACCACCCCTCACCACAGAAGAAATTTGGACTGTCCCCATCGTGAACTATACCCTCCCCCCCCGAAGAAATTTGGACTGTCCCCATCGTGaactacaccccccccaccccagaagaAACTTGGACTGTCCCCATCGTGAActacactcccccccacccccagaagaaACTTGGACTGTCCCCACCGTGaactacaccccccccacccccagaagaaATTTGGACTGTCCCCATCCGTGAActacactcccccccacccccagaagaaATTTGGACTGTCCCCACCGtgaactacacccccccaccccagaagaAATTTGGACTGTCCCCATCGTGAActacactcccccccacccccagaagaaATTTGGACTGTCCCCACCGtgaactacacccccccacccagaagAAATTTGGACTGTCCCCATCGTGAActacactcccccccacccagaaGAAATTTGGACTGTCCCCATCGTGAActacactcccccccccatccaccaGACGAAATTTGGACCGTCCCCATCGTGAGCCCTCCCCACCTCAAAAGGAACTCAGTCTGTTCCCCTCGGACACCATTCCCAATCTGGAATACATTTAGTATTAGTCGCTTAATAGTTACAGAAGTTGAATCTTGCTGAAGGGAGACAGTCTGTCAAAGATTCTCCtctggcactcatcaggacagatgcaagaatgccaaatttcagaggaagcaacaatttatactgctcgAGAAacgggtgctgattggctggaagGTCAACTCCGATTGGTCGAAACACTGCCATGGAAAAtgcgccgggggggggggggggggggggggctatcGTGCCCCACTTCTGCTTAattcaaacaaacaaacaaaaggcCCCAACACATGTTCCTTTTGCTTAGAAAGGACAGGACCCTGCGGATGAATACACCCGCAGCTTCTAGCACGTATAAGTGAGCCACGTTGGGAACCCGGCCGATAATCTTAAGTTGGTCCGTTAGTGTGATGCTTGGCGCACTCAGGAGTGAGCAGCAGGTGCTGGGCCAAACCGTGGGACTCGCATCCAAACGTCAGGCATCCTTTTTTGAGAGCAAGGGGTGGCCAAGTATGGTCAGTACCCTGactgtggggggggcggtggtgggggcgtGCTGTTGGATACGATCCACCAGTGACTGGGACACCCCTGACACAGCACCAGGACGGTCCTCAATACCCTCATGCACTCGAGTCCCCACGGCAACACCTCGACCAGAGTCGCCTTGCCGATCTATCGGCACCCTTGTCCGATCCGGTACAAACCGGTGCtttccaccctcacaccccccaccccaccaccccccacaaaatttgacattcttgcttCTTGCAGGACGAAGGAGTTCGAACAGAATTAGCCCTTTTTATATCGTGCTCTAGCAACCGCCTGTTTCGAGGGCTGGTCTTCAGAAGATGAGTCTGCCTTAAActaggcaggagagagagagagacagacaaaaaaaaaGGGTATTTTACAATTGGCGACACCCCCTGCGCTCTCTCAAACAGGAACCACAGCCCCAATTATCTGGGCCAAGCCCTGCGCAGAAGCTAATCTGGGCAGAGTTTGCGCTGCTGAATATTTACCTGCCGCACCCAGTGTCAGCGCTGCCCTTGGACAGGGAATCAGTGCCCCGGGGCTGGGAGTACAATGGAGTCCCTCTGCAGGGTGAcgctccctctccttccccctggtGGAGCAGTTTGCAGGGATGTTTGGGTGTGAGTCAGTCAGCCGGCCGGCCAGCAAAGCAGAGGCACAACTTGGCTCTGATGCCGCGGTAATAAAGACCTGGGAGGGGCAGATAGCCGCTCGATAACAGACGGCACAGCTCAACACCCACGCCCCGAAGGATATCACATTCCTGAACACACAGGAGGTCAATGGGACTCACtttaacccccccaccaccaccaccggcgTTTACACAGACTTGCATTTGCCTAGCGCCCATCACCGGCTCAGGACGcgcacccccgccccccagctTCCCACAACACTTCCAAATCCGAATCGCGGGTCACCGGTTGTGATGTCGGGGAACGCGGCAGCCAAAttggcgcacagcaagatcccgccgGGCGGATCGACTTTTGCCGGGCAAGGGAGGAAAGCGAAGCTGAGGCCCCCGGCGGATCAGCCGGGAGTCCGGCCAATGGCAGAGCGGGATCGAGGGGCCCCACTCCTGCTCCGTGTGCTCGGATCTAACGGTGTCAGGATAATGGCCCAGAGCTCCGGTTTCCAGGGATGGTTTCAGGGAGCGTTATTGGGCCTCAAGACATTTCTccaaacaccccctccaccctcccacctaccccaccccctccaccctcccccctaccccctccctccacccaacacccaacccctccacccaacacccaacccctccacccaacacccaacccctccaccctccctccacccaacacccaacacccaacccctccacccaacacccaacacccaacccctccaccctccctccaccccaccccctccaccctcccccctaccccctccctccacccaacacccaacccctccacccaacacccaacccctccaccctccctccacccaacacccaacacccaacccctccacccaacacccaacacccaacccctccaccctccctccaccccaccccctccacccaacccccacccccccctccaccccaaaccccaccctctccacccaacccccaccccctccctccacccaacccccaccccctccctccacccaacacccagcccctccctccacccaacacccaacccctccctccacccaacacccaacccctccctccacccaacacccaacccctccaccctccctccagcccaaaccctcacctcctccacccaccccctccctccaccccaacccccacctcctccatccaaccccctccacccaacacccaccccctctccaccccaacccctccagcccaaccctccacccacccccaacccctccctccacccgcaacccccaccctcttcctccacctacccactccccaccccctccctccaacccccacccgccaccccctccctccaccccaacccccaccccctccctccaccccaacccccaccccctccctccaccccaaccccctccccttccttccacccccaaccccctccccctaccccctccctccacccccaaccccctccctccacccccaacccccaaccccctccctccacccccaaccccctccctccacccccaaccccctccctccatccatccatccatcccaacccccaccccctccaacagtAGACCACAAGGGCAGACAGAGGCCTGGGATTTAGTGTCTCATCCTGAAAGGCCgaccctacccccacacccccccacccacagcgCCAACCCTCCAAATCTGGGAATATAAAGTGAGTGACGGTAACCATGACGACCAtcatggattgtcataaaaaaccccacctgggtcactaatgccccctttagggagggaaatctgccccccttacccggtctggcctacacgtgactccagaccccacagcccaCGGGGTCGACTCTTAAActgaacccctccccccccccccacccacccccacccccgtgaAATTGCCGAGCGAGACCCTCAGTtccagggggcaattagggacgggcaacaaacgctggtctCGCCCGAGACCCCCACATCCCCGTGAAAGAACGAAGGGGTTGAGAGGCCTGGAGTCTGACGTTGGCCGACTTCCTTAAAATAAAAAGAGGGACATTTAGCCAACCAAACATGGTTGAAGAGCTGTTGCCGGGGCAAGCGAACGTGGGACTGACAGAGGCAGGAGGCAGCACAGCCGCGATGGGACGGAGAGCGGCGGCGCAGGCTTGGGGCCTACTCCCCGGCGAGGACGTGCACTCACGCGGACGTGATGGCTCGGTAGCGCTCCTGCCCAGCCGTGTCCCAGATCTGGGCCTTCACGGTCTTGTTCTCCACTCGGATGCTCCTCGTGGCAAACTCCACTCCGATCGTGCTCTTGCTTTCCAGGTTAAACTCGTTGCGCGTGAAGCGGGACAAGAGGTTGCTCTTGCCCACGCCAGAATCGCCAATCAGcacgactgagggagggagggagggaaggagggagggagggaaggagggagggaaggagggagagagaaagagagagacgggtgtgagaatcagagagatagagagaaataaaaaACAACCACCACAAACCACAATGTCAAGCTTCCAAAATGGCCAAGGCTTACAGGGGTGCATTATGGGATTCTTagatgcccccccccaccaccccccccacacacacgcacacaaccccCGTGCCTCAAGCGGCTTGCACTTTCACCTCTGGGTCACACAGTCAAGGGTTCAAGCCCCACAACCTAGGCCGACAGCcccagggagtgccgcactgccaggcGTGACGTCAAGCCTGAGGCCTGTccgccctccttctcctccccccccacccccccggc of the Carcharodon carcharias isolate sCarCar2 unplaced genomic scaffold, sCarCar2.pri scaffold_1097_ctg1, whole genome shotgun sequence genome contains:
- the LOC121275152 gene encoding ras-related protein Rab-11A-like — its product is MGSKEDEYDYLFKIVLIGDSGVGKSNLLSRFTRNEFNLESKSTIGVEFATRSIRVENKTVKAQIWDTAGQERYRAITSAYYRGAVGALLVYDIAKHLTYENVERWLKELRDHADSNIVIMLVGNKSDLRHLRAVPTDEARTFA